The Delphinus delphis chromosome 10, mDelDel1.2, whole genome shotgun sequence genome includes a region encoding these proteins:
- the KCTD20 gene encoding BTB/POZ domain-containing protein KCTD20, with protein sequence MNVHRGTESDRLLWQEASCLMDEASAAAQEREANSPASSGLQNLTYPLGPRNDDLPLDSASQPANLQFPHMMPLPEDIKGSCFQSGNKRNHEPFIAPERFGNSTVGFGSNVHSQAPEKVTLLVDGTRFVVNPQIFTAHPDTMLGRMFGPGREYNFTRPNEKGEYEIAEGISATVFRTVLDYYKTGIINCPDGISIPDLRDTCDYLCINFDFNTIRCQDLSALLHELSNDGAHKQFDHYLEELILPIMVGCAKKGERECHIVVLTDEDSVDWDEDHPPPMGEEYSQILYSSKLYRFFKYIENRDVAKTVLKERGLKNIRIGIEGYPTCKEKIKRRPGGRSEVIYNYVQRPFIQMSWEKEEGKSRHVDFQCVRSKSLTNLVAAGEDVLEDQEILMHHPPQVDELDRLNAPLSQMASNDFQD encoded by the exons ATGAATGTTCACCGTGGCACTGAGAGCGACAGGTTACTGTGGCAGGAGGCCAGCTGCCTGATGGATGAAGCCTCAGCTGCAGCCcaagaaagagaagcaaatagCCCGGCTTCTTCTGGTCTTCAAAATCTTACTTATCCTCTAGGTCCCAGGAATGATG ACCTTCCACTTGACTCTGCCTCTCAGCCAGCAAATCTTCAGTTCCCTCACATGATGCCACTTCCTGAAGACATCAAAGGCTCTTGCTTCCAAAGTGGGAATAAACGGAACCATGAACCCTTCATCGCTCCAGAACGATTTGGAAACAGCACTGTGGGCTTTGGCAGTAACGTTCATTCTCAGGCACCAGAGAAAGTGACACTTCTCGTAGATGGCACACGTTTTGTTGTCAATCCACAAATTTTCACTGCTCATCCGGATACCATGTTGGGAAG GATGTTTGGACCAGGAAGAGAGTACAACTTCACACGGCCCAACGAGAAGGGCGAGTATGAGATTGCCGAAGGAATCAGTGCAACTGTATTTCGAACGGTGCTG GATTATTACAAAACTGGTATCATCAATTGTCCTGATGGCATCTCTATCCCAGACCTTAGAGATACGTGCGATTATCTCTGCATTAACTTTGACTTCAACACTATCCGATGTCAAGATCTGA GTGCTTTACTGCATGAACTGTCTAACGACGGCGCTCACAAGCAGTTTGATCACTACCTCGAAGAGCTGATCCTGCCCATCATGGTGGGCTGTGCCAAGAAAGGGGAGCGAGAATGCCACATCGTCGTGCTGACGGACGAGGATTCTGTGGACTGGGACGAAGACCACCCCCCACCCATGGGGGAGGAGTATTCCCAAA ttctTTATAGCTCTAAGCTCTatagatttttcaaatatattgagAATCGGGATGTCGCTAAAACAGTGTTAAAGGAACGGGGCCTGAAAAACATTCGCATTGGAATTGAAG GTTATCCTACctgtaaagaaaaaattaagaggaGACCTGGTGGCCGGTCTGAAGTGATCTATAATTACGTGCAGCGCCCCTTTATCCAGATGTCatgggaaaaagaagaaggaaagagtcGCCATGTGGATTTCCAGTGTGTTCGAAGCAAATCCCTCACTAACCTGGTAGCTGCTGGAGAAGATGTCTTGGAGGACCAAGAGATATTAATGCACCACCCACCTCAAGTGGATGAACTTGACCGGCTAAACGCCCCACTTTCTCAGATGGCTTCTAACGACTTTCAGGATTAG